The uncultured Fibrobacter sp. genome includes the window GACTTCCCACACGTCCGAAAGGAAGTGCATTTCCACCGAGATAGCGCCACGACCTTCACAGGCCTCGCAGCGGCCGCGGGCTAAGTTGTAACTGAAGCGCCCATAGTCGAAGCCTTTCAACTTGGCTTGCGGCAGTTTGGCGAACAGCTTGCGGATGTCGTCAAACACGCCCGTGAAACTCGCGGGCGTGCTGCGAGGAGTTCCCGAAATCGGACTTTGGTCAACCAAAAGAACTTCGCCGTTCTGTTTCTTGCGTCCGCGAGCCTGGAATTTCTTTTTGAGGCGCGGGTAAATTTCGTCCATGACCATGGAGCTCTTACCCGAGCCGGAAACGCCGCAGACTACACTGATGGCGCCCTTCGGGAACTTTACAGACAAATTCTTAAGGTTATTATGATTCAGCTTTTCAAATTCGTAGAATTCTGTGGAATCGGTGATGGGCTTTGCCGCAATCTCATTCGCCATCGGGATAGTATGCGTCAGGTACTTGACCGTTTCGCTGCGCGGGAACTGTTGCAAGGCGTATGGCTTGGAGAGCTGTTCGGGAGAACCTTCGGCGACGACTTCACCGCCGAACTCACCCGCCGCGGGGCCCATATCGATAATATGGTCCGCCGCCTGCATCATTTTCATGTCATGTTCCACGACCACGAGCGTATTGCCGAGGTCGCGCAGACGGTAAAGCGTATTGAGCAACATGGCGGTATCGCTTTCGTGGAGTCCCACCGTGGGTTCATCAAGCACGTAGAGTACACCTTCAAGGCCGCTACCGATCTGGCTTGCCAGGCGAATACGCTGGGATTCACCGCCGCTGAGCGTGTCGCCCGCGCGGTCGAGGCCGATATAGCCGAGGCCTACCCCCTTGAGGAAGTTCAGGCGTCCTACAATCTCGCGGAGCAAAGGTTCGGCGACCGTCATCTTGCCGTCGGGATTTTTGTCTTTCCCGAAATTGTCTCGCTTAAAGTTTTCGTTGCTGAACCATTCGAGCGCCTGGGCGATGCTCATGTGGTTCACATCCATGATATTCTTGTCGCCGATACGAACCGCCAGATATTCCGGTTTCAAGCGTTCACCATGGCAATCGGGGCAAACTTCGCCATCTTTAAAATGACCGAGGCCAAGGCAAGTTTCGCAAGCGCCCCAGTGCGTGTTAAAGCTGAAGTGTTTCGGATTGAGCGCCGAATCCATGTACCAGCCGCATTCCGGGCAGCCCGGCTTTTCGGAGCAGGCCAAACGATTTCCGCTTTCGTCTTCCACATACAAGATTCCGTTACCGTCGCGGTAGCCGCGTTCAAACGCTTCTACCAAGCGGGCGCGATTGTCTTCTTTCACCACAACCGTATCGACCACAGCGAACAGCTGCTTTTCGCGGGTCGGAATTTTCGGCAGCGGGAGTTCCACGAGCTTGTCGCCGAGGTAAACCTTGCGATAGCCTTTTTCCGTGAGAATCTTGGAAAGCTTCAGCACGTCCTTGATTTCGAACGGGGCAAGCACCGTGACCATTTTATTCAAGTCGCGGTCGAAAGCGTATTGCATCAGGTCGCCCGCGCTGTACGAAGACACAGGCTTCCCGCATTTCAGGCAATGCGGGGTCCCGACCCTCGCCCAGAAAATGCGGAAGTAGTCATAAATTTCGGTGAGGGTCGCGACCGTACTGCGCGGACTCTTGCTCGCACTCTTCTGGTCAATGGCGATGGCCGGAGCGAGGCCCGAAATGGAATCGATGCTTCCGTGATCGGGGCGTCCGAGGAATCGGCGGGCGTACGTACTTAACGTTTCGACAAAACGGCGCTGGCCTTCGCTAAAGAGTGTATGGAAAGCGAGGCTCGATTTTCCGGAGCCCGAAACGCCTGTCACCACCGTGAGCTTGTGCCGCGGAATCGTGACATCGATGTTCTTGAGGTTATGCTTACGAGCACCATGCACCTCAATGTCGAGCGACAAGTCTTCGCCGCCCTTGAGCGTACGGTCAAAATGATGGTTTTCGCCATGCTTTTTCGCTAACACCGGCGCAAGGTACTTACCCGTCTCGGACTTCTTGCATTTGGCAATCTGCTCCGGCGTTCCCGTCGCAATGATTTTACCGCCGTGGATACCCGCATTCGGGCCCAAGTCGATAATCCAGTCGGCACACTTGATCACATCCAGATTGTGTTCGATAATCACGACGCTATTGCCGAGGCTACGCAAGCGATTCAGGCAATCCATAAGCTTGCGGATGTCTTCAAAATGCAAGCCCGTCGTTGGTTCGTCAAGCAGATAAAGCGTCTTGCCTGTTCCTGGGCGGCGCAGTTCCGACGCAATCTTGATACGCTGCGCTTCACCGCCGCTAAGCGTCGTTGAAGGCTGGCCCAAAGTCAAATAGCCAAGCCCCACTTCCACCAGCAGGTTCAGTGGTTGCGCAATCTTCGGAATGTCCTTGAAGAACTCCGCCGCATCGGCGATGCTCAAGTCGAGAATTTCAGAAACGTTCTTGCCCTTATAATAGACTTCGCGCGTAGCATCGTTAAAGCGCTTGCCGCCGCACACATCGCAAGTCACCTGCACACTCGGAAGAATATGCATATCGACGATTTTCACGCCCGCGCCTTCGCAGGCATCGCAGCGGCCACCCTTCACGTTAAAGCTGAAACGGCTCTTGCTGTAACCGCGAATCTTGCTTTCTTCCATGCTCGCGAAAAGGTCGCGCACATCGTCCCAAATCTTGGTGTAAGTCGCAGGATTGCTTCGCGGTGTGCGGCCAATCGGCGTCTGATCGATTTCAATCACCTTGTCGATATTCTCGAGACCTTCAAGGTGGTCGAATTTTCCGACAGGTTCTTCGGCATTATAGAATACTCGGGCCAATTCGCGACGAAGAATCTGATTGATGAGCGTACTCTTGCCGGAGCCCGAAACGCCCGTCACTACCGTCAGCGCACCATCAAGCGGAATTTCGACATCGATATTCTTGAGGTTGTTTTCGGCGGCACCGCAAATCTTTAATTTCGGAGTATCCTTATCAATCTTCTTGCGGGTCGCAGGAATTTCAATTGCCTTGCGTCCGCTCAAATAAGCGCCCGTCAGCGAAGCCTTATTCTTCTCGAGTTCCTCGACAGTTCCTGCCGCAATCACGCGACCGCCTTCCACGCCGGCACCCGGCCCCACGTCAATCACGCAGTCCGCATGGCGCATGGTATCTTCGTCGTGTTCCACGATAATCAGGGAGTTGCCCTGCGCACGCAAATGTTCCAGCATCCCGAGCAGTTTATCGTTATCGCGGGGGTGGAGCCCGATGCTCGGCTCGTCAAGTACGTAAAGTACGCCCTGCAGGCCGGCACCCACAGCGCTTGCAAGCCTAATTCGCTGCGCCTCACCGCCCGAAAGCGTGGACGCCTTGCGGTTGATAGTCAGGTACCCCAGCCCCACTGCATTCAAGAAACTCAAACGCCCACGAATCTCTTTCAGGATTTCCTTGCCGATTCGCTTTTCCTTTTCGGACAAGTCAACCTTATTGAAAAAATCCACCGACTTTTCAACGGACCATTCCGTCATCTCGGTCAGATTCACACCATGGAAAGTGACCGCATTCGCCGTGCGGTTGATTCGCGTGCCGTGACATTCAGGGCAAACGCCAATCTGCATATACTTGCGGAAGTGGAAAATGTGCCACATGTCCCACAATTCCTGCATAATCGGGATGATACCGCGTTCCGATTCGCTAGGCGTGCCGTACAACACCGCATCCTGTTGCGCTTTCTTGAGTTTGTTCCACGGCGTATCGAGCGAAAAATGCATCTCGTTAGCGATGTTACGCAAGTTGCGGCGGCCGAAGTCGCTGAAAATCAGCGTACCGTCATCCTTCTTAATGGTCGCGATGCAGCCATCCTTGATGGACTTCGTCTTGTCCGGGATAATCAAATCCAGATCAAACTTGTAGCTTTCGCCCATGCCCTTACAAGCGGGGCAGCGACCCTTCGGGTCGTTAAAGCTGAAGAAACGCGGTTCTAATTCTGGAATAGAAATGCCGCACTTGGGACAAGCGAGCAACGTCCCCTGCAGGCGATATTCTTCCTTCGCACCAGTCTGCGACGCCTCCCCCGCACCTGCGGAACCGCCCGCCGACAATAAAAAGCTCACCAGTTTTCCGTCGGTCAGCTTCAGCGCACCTTCCAGAGCCTCGCGCAGACGGCTCATATTCTTGCGTTCAAGCGTCAGGCGGTCAATCACAGCTTCAATCGTATGCTTCTCGTAACGCACGAGCGCGGGAACATCTTCCAGGCGGTAAATCGTCCCGTCTACACGGGCACGCACAAATCCGTTTTCCTTGAGTTCGGCGAGTTCCTTGCGGTATTCACCCTTGCGTTCCTGCACAATCGGCGCCATCACCGTAATCTGCTTCCCCTCGTCGCTCACATACAAATTATCGACAATCTGGTCCACCGTCTGCGCCTGGATCACGCGCCCACAATCGGGGCAATGCGGCACGCCCAAGCGCGCAAAAAGCAAGCGGTAATGGTCCAAAATTTCTACCACCGTACCCACTGTGGAACGCGGGTTACGGTTCACCGTTTTCTGATCGATCGAAATCGTCGGCGAGATACCGCGTACGCTCTCCACCTCGGGGTGTTTCATACGGCCGATGAACTGGCGCGCATACGCCGAAAGCGACTCCACAAAGCGGCGCTGGCCTTCCTGGAACACCGTATCGAACGCAAGGCTCGACTTGCCCGAACCGGAAACACCGGTCACCACCACGATAGAATCGCGGGGAATGGAAAGGTTCACATGGCGAAGGTTATGCTCGTGCGCATCGCGGATTTCGATAGATTTGGTCATGCCCCCAATATAGAAAAAGACGGCAAAGCCGTCTAATTTTTAGTGAACATTTGTGTAGAAAACATTAAATCTTGAACTGCAGGATTTCATCAGCAGTCATAATTGCGGGCATCATCTTTACATTTCGAGTTGGCTACGAAGAACAACGACGTCTTCCAAAGAAAGCCCCGTGGCCGCGACAATTTTCTCGTCAGAATCACCGAGTTTTATCAGATTTTTCGCAATTTCACGAGTACGATCTTCAATCTTCGCATTGATATCTTCCGCGAATTCCTTGAAGATGCCGCGCCTCATGGCGTTATGATCCCAGATTTTGTGATACATATCCCGATAAACCTCGAACTCTCTCTTGGAAAACTTAGACACTTTTGCGCTTTCTGTCAAGTCCTTGAATTTTTCTTCGTTCAACTCCGCAGGAAGTTCCTTGAGACGATTCAAATAGCGAAAGAAAAACAGCCACTTGCTCAGGTCGCTAGACGTCTTTTCAATAAAGAAAGGAACCTTTGAAAGTTCAATAGCGGTAAAGTTGTAGGTGTCTACAAGCTGTTCCCCGCTTTCCAAATCAATTACCGTCCCCCGATGGACAGCACGTTCATCGGGGAAAACCGAGAAACGCGTCAGCGCAATCACGTAAGTCGGCTGAATATCGTAATCCCAATCCTGACCGGGTTCGGCCTGATTTGCCACCATCTCGCTCGCATAGAACGCAAGACGCTTCATGAAGTTATCCACTTCGCGAATCTGCACTTCAATTTCAATCAAATCACCCGCATCGTCCTTACAATGCAAATCAAAAATCGCCGTACGAGACGCCTTACTTCCACTCAGGTTTTTCGCCACATTACGGGTCCATACGTTTTTGATGGGCAACTTGAGTTGCGGTTCAAGTAAGTCATTCAGCAAATTTATGAGATTTTGCCGACTGGTAGGCTTGTCTGGGTCAAAGGCCTTCTTGAACGCCAAATCAACAAGCAGATTTGCGTACGGGCTCATTTCGCCCGGTTTCACGATACAGTCCTTAAAGGACTTACTTTCTTTCATTTTTCACTCCTTCCGCCTACAAGCATAAAAAGGCGGAGCTTAACGGTCAATAGCTCAAAATAGGTAAATACACATTTGAGCACTAGCAAATATAAATCAAGAAGAAATGATTGTCAAGAGGTTAGGGCAAATTATTTTCATAAAATTTTGCAAGTGGCACTTGCAAAATTGGTTCACTTCTAAATTACACTACGTACAACGTCTTTTGGAAATCGGTGAAGAAAACTTACCGTTCCACTATCTGCTGTATTTTGGCATCGTAGCGGTATTTGACGATCTGCCCCGTGATTATCATTTCAACAGCTCGTTCTATAACTGGGAGCGGGACAACAAACCATTCCTTCGGGACATGGCGACGACCTTTTTCATCAAACACATCCACATTCAAACAGCAGGTTCCAAAGAAATTATGAATCAACTGTTCAAATTTTTGAGGATTCATGTTGAAGCATTTCCAACTCGTAACATGCTTAACGGGGGCCATCAAATATGTTGGCTCCATTTCAGCATTCTTAATGCGCTCCTGAACAGATGTCGTGCAGAATCCAATTTTATACAAATTTTCGATGCTAGAAATATTCGGGTCACGACTCAGTGATTTACAGACATAAATAAAACCACAAGCCTGGTCATTCTCGTTTATTCCACCAAGCATGTTTTCGACTTCATTGGCTACATCTTCGCTGCTTTCCGTTACCGTTTTTCCATTCAAGTAGAGCAGTTTTTCAACTGATCGTTTGAGAAGTGCCGCTTCAGTTCCATTTTCAAAAATACAGCGGGTTCGTCCATTCTTGTAAATATGTTTGCCCTCAGGCGTCACACCGTCATATTGCGAAATTTCAATACTTTCGACAAAGAACAACAAACCGTTATAAACGTAATATCCGCCTGCTTTCAAATCAGAAAGTTTAGAGCCGATAAGTTTTCTTTTGCCCGCCTTCAAATCCTGCTGAACACGTATAAAATTAGATTCGTATTTTGCAAAATCCTTGCACGGCGTTCTTTGAGCAACAAAATCAGCCTCATCTCGGCCAATCGCTTTCTTTACCGCAGGGCGCAAAGCAAATATAGACGAATCTCCCCCTAGCAGCCCTAAGTCATCACCAGCCAGAATATCATCAATACTCGCAGGAACAGTTTCTTTATTTAACTCGCCCGAACGTTTTGACACCAAGCCATGAATATCAGCATTATATATGGCTTGATTGTCCTTCACCGCTCCGTTTCTAAATGTCTCTAGACGTTTAGCTAAGCGATACTCACCAATATCACCACTATCCGAAGATGGTTCCTTGCCGTGAGACTCATAGAACGCGTTTATTTCATACAACTCCTGCAAAAGGCGGTCATAATCCGTCGGAGCCGCACTCTTAGGCTTTACATTCAAAAGCCCATCAGGATCATTTGCAAAAATAGAATCTAGAATATCACTGGCCATCTCGTTCTCTCTTCTTCTTCCGCAAATAGATCAGGCATTGAGCCAAACGGCTTTCATTAAAATCCATGGAATCAATGTTCGGTTCTTTTCCGTTCTGCTTGACAAAAGCTTGAACTTTCGGCCATAGAATAAGAGCTTCTTCGTCGGTCATTTCAATACGGGTTGATTCAATCGTCTCACGAATCATTTTCAGCACGGCAGGTGTCACCGACTTGGAAAGAACTTCAAAAGCAGCCTGGAACGGATTTATAGAATCAATAAGGTCTATGTGAAGGTCATCGATATTCACGAACTTATTTGCCATTCGAATAAAGCGACGATCCACACCATCTTCCCCCTTTACCGTTTCGATGGTCGACTTGCGAATTACGGAATCAACAACAACCTGTTCGCGAAGTTCTTCAACTTCTTCATCATTCAAGTCAGGATACTTGGCACGGATGATTTTGGGGATAATGACCTTATTGATTACTTCAGGGTCACACGCCCCCGGCATTGCTGTTTGCATTGTCTTATCCTGCAATATGGTCGCCTTCAAATCATCAAGGTCAGTCTCTACAATCGCCTTAACACGCTTGGAAGTAGGTTCCTTGAAGCCTCTTATCTTGATAGTCCCCGGTTCATCCTCGTCATCGTCAGAAACTTTAGTCTTAAAATCCCATTGCGGCGCAAGAACCTGTTCCATCAAGAGTGAAGCCGTTATCGCCTTGAGCATATTATTTACTGCGACAACAACTTCATCATCCTTCGCTTCGGGCTGCGCGATCAAATTTGTGAATTGTGCGTGAGTCTTGTTTTCACTATCACGGGTACAACGCCCGATAATTTGGATGATTTCGGTTAGAGAACCTCGATAACCTACGGTAAGGGCATGTTCGCAATAAGGCCAATCGAAACCTTCCTTTGCCATACCCAAAGCGATAATCAAGTCCATATCGTCCGGTTTCTCAATTTTTCGCAGATAATCAACAATCTTATTGCGGTTACGCGGTTCATCGTCAACCAAGTCAGCAACCTTCAAGATTTTACCATCTTTTTTGCGGCGAACGTAAATAACACCTGTTGCAGAATCCTGTTTATCAACAGTTCCTATGCTATCCAGGATAAAATCGACCTCGGAACGCTTGTCCTTCGTTGATTCGCCAGAATTCACATTCGGGATATGGAGAATCGTCTTCTTGTCAGTATTGAGAACCTCAGTTATGGCGCTTGTATATTTTCCTTGATAGAAATTGTACCCTATGCCAAGCGATTTCAGATACTTATAACCGTTTAATTGCTCATAATAATTGTAGGTTATCTTGGTAAATTTAGCCTCATCTTCTGCGGTAAGCACAGGCACGGAATCGCCACGGAAATACGAACCCGTCATGGCGACAATATGCACACTAGATTTCGCCATTATTGCTCGGAGCATCTCGCCCAAGCGACTAGATTCATCGGCAGAAACATGATGAAATTCATCTATAGCAAGCAGGCAGTCGTCAAAATCCTTTTCTGGAAAGCCCTCCGTCGCAAAACGTAGCGTCGCATGGGTGCAAATAAGGATTTTTTCGTTACCATTCTTCATAAAATTTTTGAAGGCATCGACTTTTCCTGTGCTAGAATCGCTCCCTGCCGTGCACAAATTATATTCATCAGACGGGGTCCAATCAGCAAAGAATCCGTTTTTACGTAGTTCCGTAGGAGCAAAAGACGATCCGATGGAACGTTCCGGCACAGCAACGATTACCTTCTTAAGCCCCTGATGATACAATTTATCAAGAGCAATAAACATAAGGGCGCGGGATTTACCAGATGCCGGAGGCGACTTAAGCAACAAATATTGCTCTGCACGAGCCGCATAGGCCCTCGCCTGCATTTCACGCATCCCCATAGAATCCGTTCTAGAGGAATTACCTGTCTGAGCATATTCAAAATGAACAATATCTGGCATAATTTAGCCTCCGATTAAACCTTTTTTGTCCGCATACCCGACTTTTTCTGGGCTTCAAAAAATGTTTCCTTGTCCCGTTCTTCCTTAATCATCTGTTCATAAAGTTTGAACAGGAATTCAAGACGTTCCTCGTCACTCGAAAATGGTTTTGCACGATACAATTTTTCAATGGCAAGATCGTTTGCCTCGTGTGCAGCCTTCAAATCTTCGGGCATTGACTCGGGATCGTATAAGTCAGCGAGCGTCTTTCCTGGATGATTCTCTCGAGCAGCTATAATGTCAAAAGCTTTTCGTTTAAGGACATTCTTTTGGTCTTCATTGATGTGAGGGAAAGGGAATGTATTATAAACAAGTTGAACGGAATAACGAATACGTTCTTCCAACGTTCCTCCGACACTTCGCGCCCAAACATTATGCATTTTCGAGTTTATGACACTAAAAATCCAGGATTCAGCATCATAGATTGCGAATGCAGCATTTGAAATAACAACCCCCGAAGAAAAAATATCCGTCGGTATATAAATTCGCTTTTCTGAAGACGTTTCAGGTAGAATAATAGAATCAGCATTTTTATATCGAATTTCACCAAATTTATATGGAGTATCAGCTAATTTTTGCGTAGCTTTTTTGGGGCTTTTTAAACGAAATTCCCTGCATTTTTCAATGCGATTTTTTATTTCAGGATTATCTTTTAAAATTTCATATTGGCCATCTTCAATCCAAAAACAATATCGATTTACCCCATTAATAAACTCTTCCGCTCCAATATATCGTTTTATACATTGACATAATTCTGGATACCTCACAACAAGGTCTTTTTTATCATTTTCCGAAAGAGCCAAAAGACCTTTATTGTCAACAGCCTTTGACCCATAACACATTTGAGGAAAGAAACATGTCAGATTCTTATTCCGTTTTTTGATTATTATATCATCATAATCTAACAGATAGGCATTTTGATTTTTTACCAATTGTTTTCTTGATTCATGATAATGGTATTTGGGCGCATTGCTCTTATTTCTCAATCCAATAACGGTCACAGCAACACCCGCGTTATGTTGTGCATTGTTAGACCATTTGAAAGAATCATAAGAAAAGAAAATTTCTAGACCAAGTGCGAATATGTTCGGCCATAAAATGGCAACTTGTTCCCCCTGACATATTGAATTTGTGCTAACAAAAGCGAATTTGGCATTATTCTTTGAGCGAATATAATTCGTTCCTTTATAAAACCAGCAAGTAATATAATCTAAATTTTTAAATCCTTTAACATCGCCTACAGCAATTTCTCTATCTTCTTTCTGTTTTTCATCAAGTAAGTTTCCTCCCAAATATGGAGGATTTCCCAGCACAAAGATTTCATCGCCTTCATTTTTAGGGCAAACATCTTCCCAATCCAATCGGCACGCATTTCCTTTGACAATATGCCCCGCTTCTTTCAAGGGTAGCGTCGGGCAGAGTACACCAGTCTTATTAATGAATTCAACATTCATCTGGTGCTCGGTTAACCATAGAGAGAGTTTTGCCGTTTCACAAGCAAAATCGTCTATTTCAATTCCATAAAAATGATCAAGATGAATTCCTGTAAGGCCTAATTCGCCTAGTTTTAAAAGAATTTCCATCTCCAGCTTACGCAATTCTTTGTAAGCAATAATCAAAAAATTTCCCGAACCGCAAGCAGGGTCGAAAACGCGAATACCACGTATACGCATCAGCAATTTTTTCAGTCTCGAAACATTAGATCCCGCAATTTCAAATTCTTCCCGCAACTCATTCAAGAACAACGGCTCTATCACCTTCATGATATTGGGAACGCTGGTATAATGCTGCCCCAAGTTACTCCGCTGCTCCTCGTCGATAACCGTTTGGAACATAGAGCCAAAGATATCTGGATTGATATCCTTCCAATCCAATTCACCACATTCAATAATTTTGTTGCGGCTATGGGCAGAAAACTTCGGAATCTCAATGCGTGTGCGGAAAAGGCCGCCATTCACATAAGGGAACTTTTCCAAATAATCAGGCAAACCATTTCGTTTGTCAGCCGGAGTATCAAGCACAACAAAGAGACGACTCAGAAACTCATCTAAGTCCGAACCATCGTCGTGGGTTGATTTCGAAAGAGTATTTACAAACAGATTGTCCGTAAAAATTCCTGTATCTTCGGCGAAAAAACAGAAAAGTAACCTGGAGAGGAACAAGTTCAAATCGTGGGGAGTAATTGATGTATTCTCGTTATCTTTCCTGATTTCATCAAAAAGTTTCGCCATCTTGCGGGCTGCACGAACATCGGCAGGGTTTTCATCGATGTATTCCGCCTTTTCGATGCCAGCCCACGGTAGGAAGAACGCATAATGTTTGGGTAAATCCTTGTAAGGCGTTTCCAATGTATCGCCATTCTTTGTATCAACACAAAGCAGTAAATCGCCATCGGTAAGTATGACGAACCTTTCATTATACTTGATTGCTTTCGCCGTAGCAAGAGCAACCCCGATATTCAACTCACCCTTAAAGAACGACTTATAAAGAAGTTTATCCTTCCAATTAATCTCACCGGGCCGTGTCGCACGGTTCAGCGTTCCATTCTGGAGTCTTGAAACCGATGCCTTGGGGAGACCGTACGCAAGAATCAAATCGTAGATAAAAGATTCGTCAACGCCCTCAGGATAACGTTCGACAAGGGCAGCAACCTGGGATTCAATCTCTGATACATTCGGCATAAACAAGGCTCCTGTTTACGCCTCTTGCCCTGACGTTCAATCCACGCTTTTAATGCAATAGAAAAAGGCGTGAGTCAATACGTTTACCACGACTGCGGCCCTAGACTAAGCCTTAACCCGATAAACGCACGACCCACGCCCCATAAAGGGCACAATGCACCAAAGACCCAGACTGAATCTGGGCATGGACATAGCGATGCACTAGCTTGCACCAATGCATGCGTGAGCGTTCGCCTTGTTCTCGGGTTTGAAATTGTCTAGGTTTCAGTCGTGAGAACAAGAGACAAAACTCTTTATACTGATAATATAAGTAAATATGCGAGAATTAGATTGCCACAGTCCTTAAAAGGACCTTGCAATGACGTGCGAGGCGAGAGCAGCAGAATCGCATGCGAGTTCTATTGTCGAGCCGATGCAGTCATGCGTTCTGCGCAATGGCAAAACAAGGCGTGACAAATTGGGGGGGTGGACTGGGTAAGCCGGGCGTTACGGGTGTGGCGTATGAACACCCGTTAGAAGGGGTGGCGGATGGTTCGGCAGGCTCACCAACCTTTTCCGTCACTTTTCGCCTGACGAAACAGAAGTCAGGGGGAGGCCTCCCCCATCAAACAAGAACTCTTTCCGTACAGTTCATAGGCTTGCGCAATAACGCTCCATAAATTTATATTCCATACAGAGCCATAATTTATCGGAGGCAGGATGAGCAATATGACAAACATTGCAGATACAAAAAGAGGAATGCCTTGCGACATTCCCCTATTGAAACTAGAGATCCTTCGACGGAGTTTACCCTGAGCCAGTAGAAGGGCCTGGATGACACGTTCGCGTCACTTTTTACCGTCTGCTATTACACAATCAGTGCAAGCTTCGGGAAGACGCCGATCACAATCAGGGCGATTGCAGCGAGCGTCACGGCAAAGCGGAGCAAGTAGGCATACACCGTATTCTTGCAGCAGCACTTGCATGCACATTCAGCCTTCAAGGGCATGAAGAGCACAAAGGCGATGCGCAGGTAGAATACCGCAGCAATGAGCGAAAGGCCAAATGCGATTCCCGCGATCATACCAAGTCCACCCGCAAGGGCGTCGGTAAAGAGCGTGAACTTTGCAAGGAATCCCGCTACAGGCGGCATACCGGCGAGGCTTGCCAAGCAGACCGTCGTCGCCACAGCCACGTAGGGGCGCTTGCGACCGCGACCCTGGATGTCTTCGAGGGTTTCGTTCTTGTCATCTTTACCGGCAAGGTAGGCAATACCCGTAAGGGCGCCCGCACTTGCAATCGCGTAGGTCACCAGGAAATAATACATGGCACCCATCTGCACCGTGCCCTCGGTCGCATAGTCCGGGAGCAACAGGCCGATCACGATAAAGCCTGCATTCATCACGGCAGAGTAAGCCATAATGCGGCGAATCGACTTCTGGGCGAGACCGCCAAAAGCGCCGATTGCCATCGAAAGAACCGACACCACAATAATCACGTAGAACAGGCTCTTGTTTTCGGAATGAATCGTCACCTGTTCGGCCAGGTTCCAAGCCGGAGCGGAACCGATGCGGGTAACCAGGGAGCCAAGCCAAAGAGTTCCGAGAGCAGCCAAGGCCCCCACCTTCACGACTGCAGCCATAAAGCCCGTCACCGCCACAGAGGCACCCGTGTAGACGTCGGCCACCCAGAAGTGCACCGGAGCGGCACCCGCCTTAAACAGGAGAGCGAACAGGGCAAGGAGAACGCCAATGCCGTAAACCAGTCCACGGCCGGCAATCACAGCGGCAAAGATACTGGTCGAACCCGTTGCACCATAAATCAGGGCGACACCGTAAAGGAAGATGGCACTGAAAATAGAACCCGACACAAAGTACTTGAAAGCACCTTCGCCCGCGTTCACATCCTTACGGCGAAGGCCCACCAAGGCGTAAATCGGGAAACTGGCAAGTTCCATGCCCAGGTAAAG containing:
- the uvrA gene encoding excinuclease ABC subunit UvrA, with the protein product MTKSIEIRDAHEHNLRHVNLSIPRDSIVVVTGVSGSGKSSLAFDTVFQEGQRRFVESLSAYARQFIGRMKHPEVESVRGISPTISIDQKTVNRNPRSTVGTVVEILDHYRLLFARLGVPHCPDCGRVIQAQTVDQIVDNLYVSDEGKQITVMAPIVQERKGEYRKELAELKENGFVRARVDGTIYRLEDVPALVRYEKHTIEAVIDRLTLERKNMSRLREALEGALKLTDGKLVSFLLSAGGSAGAGEASQTGAKEEYRLQGTLLACPKCGISIPELEPRFFSFNDPKGRCPACKGMGESYKFDLDLIIPDKTKSIKDGCIATIKKDDGTLIFSDFGRRNLRNIANEMHFSLDTPWNKLKKAQQDAVLYGTPSESERGIIPIMQELWDMWHIFHFRKYMQIGVCPECHGTRINRTANAVTFHGVNLTEMTEWSVEKSVDFFNKVDLSEKEKRIGKEILKEIRGRLSFLNAVGLGYLTINRKASTLSGGEAQRIRLASAVGAGLQGVLYVLDEPSIGLHPRDNDKLLGMLEHLRAQGNSLIIVEHDEDTMRHADCVIDVGPGAGVEGGRVIAAGTVEELEKNKASLTGAYLSGRKAIEIPATRKKIDKDTPKLKICGAAENNLKNIDVEIPLDGALTVVTGVSGSGKSTLINQILRRELARVFYNAEEPVGKFDHLEGLENIDKVIEIDQTPIGRTPRSNPATYTKIWDDVRDLFASMEESKIRGYSKSRFSFNVKGGRCDACEGAGVKIVDMHILPSVQVTCDVCGGKRFNDATREVYYKGKNVSEILDLSIADAAEFFKDIPKIAQPLNLLVEVGLGYLTLGQPSTTLSGGEAQRIKIASELRRPGTGKTLYLLDEPTTGLHFEDIRKLMDCLNRLRSLGNSVVIIEHNLDVIKCADWIIDLGPNAGIHGGKIIATGTPEQIAKCKKSETGKYLAPVLAKKHGENHHFDRTLKGGEDLSLDIEVHGARKHNLKNIDVTIPRHKLTVVTGVSGSGKSSLAFHTLFSEGQRRFVETLSTYARRFLGRPDHGSIDSISGLAPAIAIDQKSASKSPRSTVATLTEIYDYFRIFWARVGTPHCLKCGKPVSSYSAGDLMQYAFDRDLNKMVTVLAPFEIKDVLKLSKILTEKGYRKVYLGDKLVELPLPKIPTREKQLFAVVDTVVVKEDNRARLVEAFERGYRDGNGILYVEDESGNRLACSEKPGCPECGWYMDSALNPKHFSFNTHWGACETCLGLGHFKDGEVCPDCHGERLKPEYLAVRIGDKNIMDVNHMSIAQALEWFSNENFKRDNFGKDKNPDGKMTVAEPLLREIVGRLNFLKGVGLGYIGLDRAGDTLSGGESQRIRLASQIGSGLEGVLYVLDEPTVGLHESDTAMLLNTLYRLRDLGNTLVVVEHDMKMMQAADHIIDMGPAAGEFGGEVVAEGSPEQLSKPYALQQFPRSETVKYLTHTIPMANEIAAKPITDSTEFYEFEKLNHNNLKNLSVKFPKGAISVVCGVSGSGKSSMVMDEIYPRLKKKFQARGRKKQNGEVLLVDQSPISGTPRSTPASFTGVFDDIRKLFAKLPQAKLKGFDYGRFSYNLARGRCEACEGRGAISVEMHFLSDVWEVCDVCGGKRYNQETLTVTFKGKNIADVLDMRVAEACEFFKDQPKILPKLECLRDVGLPYVKLGQSVTTLSGGESQRLKLAAELARKPAQEMVYLLDEPTTGLHLKDIQILWNMLRKLSARGDTVIVIEHHPDIIRLSDWKVELGPVGGSEGGYLLKMGPND
- a CDS encoding Rpn family recombination-promoting nuclease/putative transposase, translated to MKESKSFKDCIVKPGEMSPYANLLVDLAFKKAFDPDKPTSRQNLINLLNDLLEPQLKLPIKNVWTRNVAKNLSGSKASRTAIFDLHCKDDAGDLIEIEVQIREVDNFMKRLAFYASEMVANQAEPGQDWDYDIQPTYVIALTRFSVFPDERAVHRGTVIDLESGEQLVDTYNFTAIELSKVPFFIEKTSSDLSKWLFFFRYLNRLKELPAELNEEKFKDLTESAKVSKFSKREFEVYRDMYHKIWDHNAMRRGIFKEFAEDINAKIEDRTREIAKNLIKLGDSDEKIVAATGLSLEDVVVLRSQLEM